The region cgattattcaaagtcgtttcGCTCGCAAAAAGAGCACTACCTATCAATGAATGAAATTGGTGCGCGCGGATtgataattaaagaaacaaaaacaaagcaaaaccgCAAAAGAGGTGGTTCACGTCGTGGATTGGACAAGAACGGATCCTAAATGTTAGACAACAAAAAAGGCACGTGCAAATCGTGCTAATTTAAAGTAGCGTTTTTCAATGTTACACATGCAACTTTGTGACTGCTGTAGTAATGCTGGGTTTGAGCCTGAGGAACACCTTGAAAAGCTTTATGGCCGATTACAAGGATTCGAGATTAGATCAAGCACTTTTAGCATCTTCAGATACTGCGTAGTTCTTTAAAATCAGAAGCAGCGTTCTCCATTAGCTAGGGCATTAGATTTGCAAGTGGTGGCACCATTTTCAAATCGCGACCTGATTGCAGTTTGGATTTGTCTTGAAGGGATCCGGAAGATGGTTAAAAACACGCTCAGTGTTAGTCAGCCAGGGTGCAGAAGCCAGTGAGCAGAAGCAACGTTTTCGGGACCACCACAGAAAAATCCAGCCAGTGGTCAACACGGACTTGAGATAACTCGGACGACATTTGAATCTCAATGAACAGCAGCTGCGTCGAGTGCTGTTCAAGGGAAAAGAGTTCAAGGCTTCGCTTCGCACCCGAGAGCCTAGATAAGCTTCATAACCGCTGAATTGAAGGAACCCCCACTAGTCTacatggtgatgatgatgccCAGATAAGCATTTGAACCTGGGCGCAAAAACAGGCAAACCCCAACAAACAAGTTAGAGCGGTtatcaaatgactgtcgaaaaaccaatacctAAGTACTGTAATTACTTCTACCAATCAacacaggagcaaacagcgcgatgggccaatcagaattcccaGCAATTACCtctaacttgctcaaagcgcgggaaaaatcacgcatACAGAGTGcggttggttttggttttgcttctcattggttaaaaaactggcgcgacacttttaagccaatcactaagcgtatcaatcgcaatcgcgtaattactctcgacagtcatttgaaaagtgCTCTACACAGTGGTAATTTAGTCATTTCATAAATTACCGCAAAATTAAAGCGACTTTTAAGTACCAGACTTACGCTAGTTGCTTTTTTGCACTTTGTTCACCGACGATATTAGCCAATGTTGTTAATTGAGGGCCAATAAAGGTGTCAATCCTTTTATACAATTCTAGGCTAGGGTAGGGTTCTGAAATATAAATAGACAAGAAAAAAGATGCTGGAATAACCACTTTAAAGAAATCAGTATAAAAAAATGTCTGACTTGGAATTAGCCCTTTCTCAATGATACTGATCTTCAATAAACTTGCGCGTCTTGAAGATTTTTATAGAATAATCAAATAAAAGCACCTATTGCTATTTTGAAACTCAAACGCGGATTAAAAGTCGCTACATCAGTGCTAAGATGATCAAAAACACCGTTTCTTGCTAAACAGGATGACTATTCCGTCAGTTTTTCCCGGAATCTGGAATAATATTGATTACGCTGTCCAACAACCAATGCCAGGTTGTTTAACAAGGTATTAAATTTGTCGAAGCTTGCTACCGTCAAAATCacacttgtttgtttctgtctAAGCAATGAGCTCAATAATAAATTCTTGGTGGAACTTACCAGATATCATCAAACATATTGTGGCTTCAAGTGCCTGGCCAGGGAGAAAGGGaaccaaaattaataaaacaaatctGATTGAATCAGTAGAATTAATTGCCATTGTCCTGCTTTGAAACTGAAGGAGAGATCAGATCAAAACTAGCCTTTGATTACTTGGTGACAAATACAGACAAGTCCATGTGCACCttagtctcctttgcagccgACTTTCGAGATGTCACGCACCGCTCCTccgagcgttgcgtgacatcccgaaagacggctgcgaaggagactatgtGCAGCTATGTGCGTACACAGTGTAGCTTTAGTCTCTACCAACCTTGTAAACTACTAGAATAAGCTCTTCCTGTTCAGAGTCTGTGTTAACAAACATTTTGGGTGGTGTGCTTGGAACTGGTACATCTCCAAGATCAGATGGGCCTGTTATAAACCTAATAAACATACgattttttttgggaaataGTAACTGCAGACCCATGTTCTTAAAGAAAACACATTTCTAGAATATTACTTGCTTGTTGTGTGAGTGAACTGGAGGGAGATTAAGATAAGAAGATTAAGGGAACAAGGATGCAGAGAAGCTGGGGACAATGAGTGTGCTTGAAGCAGTGAACAACATCAAGCTTCTACCATATGTGACTTGACATTTTAAATTACCCAGCTGTCATACCTGCCTTGATGAAGTTTGGGTTGAACAACAACATAGCCTTGTGATCGTGGATTTTCCATGCTCTGCACAAAAATACAATCTTGCATGGATAAAATGTTACATGTACTGAACATACATGCCATCTCCCTCATGCTAACAATGTTAATTTTAACTAATTTTCAAAGAGCTTTTGGACAAAGGAAGAAAGCTGCCACATATTATGTGCGCTCTATTCTTTTAGGAGTACTGttctaaaattatttcagtaTTTACCAGTACAGTGTACCTATTAAAATGAACAAACTACATTGTAATATTAATTCATCATTATTAATAATCATTACAAAAATGTAAGGTTCTGTACCTCAAGATTGATTGTAGAAGGAAATAGGCTGGATACCAAGTATTTGTAGAGAGTACGCATGTCTTCTTGTTCTAGGCCACTCCTAAGAAAAGCACACAAACCCATATTACAACAAAACTCCAGAAAACCAGAAATCAATTCAAGAGAAACAAGTACAATTAATAATGCATGATGGCTGACTTACCAAACAAGCTTTTCGGAGTATAAAAAGGCAGTGTACTTGATTTGGCTGTGAGAGAGAGAACATAATCCTTGTTATTAATAATCTTTAttatcatttgaaaatttaaaattatgaaGAATGGTTGCAGCAAAAACCATTATTGCTTTTACCTGAAGGTATGTTCAATTACATTTACAAAGGACTGGATCCTAAGAAAGGTGTTTTTATCCAGAGGAAGAAAATTGATTCCTGTCAATGAAATAGGATTGGCTTAGTACGTTGAGTCACAGAAAATTAGCAATAAAAGCCAAGAGGGTATTAGTTAGAACAATGGTGGAATTTTTCTCACACGTTTCACATACAATTATGTCAAAACAAGAATAACCTTTGttgctttactttttttcagcAACAAAAAAGGCTTTCTTTAGCAAATTTACTGTGTTAATTTTATACCCACTTCATCAATGCTCCAAGATTAAGTTTTTCTCAGTTCAATAAGGGTTACTTTGGAGCCTGTGTTAACTATTGAAAATCCAAAATTACATCTAACAGGTTCAGTGAAAAACCCAGGCCAGAATCTTAATAATCGTATTAACAAATACATATACAGTAATAACTGTTAAGAGCTGAATTTTGAATCTTAAGGAACAATAAGGCCACATACATGGAGCTTGTAACTGTGAAGCAGCAATAAAAACTTTTCATGGATTGTGCTGGCTTAACTGACCTGTGAATGCATCCAGGATGTCAAATtgagaaaaattgaaagtcTGCAGGTACTGCAAAAGATTTTAATACAGAGAGTAAAATCCATTCAATTGGGTGTGTCAGCATTACAAAGTTAAGGCAGgagtgtaataataattactattagcTACAAACTTAGCTTCTAAAATTACCCTTTACAAAGGCATGTTATCATTGtcaataaatgaaattttttcatcCTCGTAAATTTAAGATTAATGCGCATATTAAGGTAATGAGACATACTGGAAAATATTGATATTTATTGTCACAACATTGTTCCACTAAGATTAACTTAATATCAGGTAAGCAGGTTACTAGTCGTTTCATACCCAGATGATTCATACCCAGGCTCAGATGTTTGGTTCCCACTTTCGACCAGTTCGTACCCAACCTTCTGGGTGATTTGTATCCCACAAAttatgacacaaaatgtttaaaacaaacataaacaTTTACTTCATTTACCCTAGCAATATAAGCAATAAGATCACACATACACTTTGCAAGTGCGAGTGTGCATCTTAATCGTTTTGCGATTGCTAGGATAAATAGAGTAAAtgtttatgtttgttttaaacattttgagtCATAATTTGTTGGTTACGAATCGCCCAGAGGGTTGGGTACGAATAGGTCAAAAGTGGGTACGAAATGTCTGAGCCTAGGTACCAATCGTCTGGATACGAAAGACCCAAGGGTACGAAATGACTAGATACCAATGTAACATCAGCTTTCATCTGATCTTATTCCTTGAAAAAGCACATTGTCGAATGGagtaacctaaaaataatagGGTTGcctatttgaaaagaaaatgtgaaaaccaaataaaatgaatttgttttagCCTGAATTTCACTTGGTTGACTGCAACTATAacataattactattattgacTTACTGATGCATAGAAATGTTCAGTTCTTTTGCGTAAAGCTTCAAGGTGGtaggttttcaaaatgtatCCAAATGTTCCGTTAAACAGCTAAAGAATTAGGGGAACAAAATGCATTAATAAGAAGCTAAGATGAAAGCTGTTAacagaaatgaacaaaacaaagtcaaaGAGACCAATTTAAACTGACCTTGAACATTTTGTATGCTTGCTTCAAAACTGCATCAAGAACTGAGTCCTATATAAGA is a window of Acropora palmata chromosome 11, jaAcrPala1.3, whole genome shotgun sequence DNA encoding:
- the LOC141896860 gene encoding vacuolar fusion protein CCZ1 homolog yields the protein MASMKTSPGLVNFFIYNSTFGPKEGMEKEKIVMYIPTGEDLDKKIKNIGLCEALVKFTQTFSPNKPCNSLHTQKMRQVFFEAEPEFWMIMTISIPFSEKMAKDGKMVIEYHDEDVLDSVLDAVLKQAYKMFKLFNGTFGYILKTYHLEALRKRTEHFYASYLQTFNFSQFDILDAFTGINFLPLDKNTFLRIQSFVNVIEHTFSQIKYTAFLYSEKLVWSGLEQEDMRTLYKYLVSSLFPSTINLESMENPRSQGYVVVQPKLHQGRFITGPSDLGDVPVPSTPPKMFVNTDSEQEELILVVYKALEATICLMISEPYPSLELYKRIDTFIGPQLTTLANIVGEQSAKKQLATDQQYRYLYFNHMNLAQKSSVHSRKSSLPCVAPEIMRLMGDISTDFASFQEDGETYVKTMSDCWIVGRKSDQREMFVILNQKNANLIEIDEEVRRLGITQFNNIFFLD